In a single window of the Cucumis melo cultivar AY chromosome 11, USDA_Cmelo_AY_1.0, whole genome shotgun sequence genome:
- the LOC103501083 gene encoding probable folate-biopterin transporter 7 → MAKSNSDNPIRKVLGLGYWVQGFRCFPWMAVNFFLKDGLNVDPSTLQLLQNSANLPMVAKPLYGILSDAVYISGQHRIPYIAIGAFLQAVSWLPIALMPPSRISVFTISIYLLLSNLGASIAEVANDAIVAEAGKQPTSSKNSRASSSGELQAFVWVASSAGGILGNLLGGVAIDRFSPQAMFLFFGLLLSLQFFLTIIVRERSLNLPQSSTNAGINKQLSELAAVLKRPEIAYSIMWLAVSYSITPALTGTMFFYQTEHLKIESSVLGISKVFGQAALLLWGVIYNRHLKSIPSRKLIASIQVSMAVFMISDMLFVKGVYREMGVPDFIYVVLFSGLSEVLLFFKILPFSVLIALLCPPGCEGSLMAFVMSAIALAFIVSGCLGVALASYVGVTANDFSGLARGLIIQAVCTLLPLSCSWCIPDDIKAKDRRKDSKKQL, encoded by the exons ATGGCCAAATCGAATTCCGATAATCCGATCCGGAAGGTTCTCGGATTGGGATATTGGGTTCAGGGTTTCCGTTGTTTCCCGTGGATGGCGGTTAACTTTTTCCTCAAGGACGGCCTCAATGTCGACCCTTCTACTCTTCAGCTTCTTCAAAATTCCGCCAATCTTCCTATGGTTGCCAAGCCTCTCTACGGGATTCTCTCTGATGCCGTTTACATTTCCGGCCAACATCGCATCCCTTACATCGCCATTGGAG cttTCTTACAGGCAGTGTCATGGTTACCCATAGCACTTATGCCACCATCTAGGATTTCAGTTTTCACCATTAGCATATATCTTCTACTTAGCAACCTCGGCGCTTCAATAGCTGAGGTTGCTAATGATGCCATTGTTGCAGAGGCAGGAAAACAGCCCACTTCTTCCAAGAATTCTCGAGCATCTTCCTCGGGTGAGCTCCAGGCATTTGTTTGGGTTGCATCTTCTGCTGGTGGAATTCTTGGAAATCTTCTTGGAGGCGTTGCTATTGATAGGTTCTCACCCCAAGCAATGTTCCTATTCTTTGGCCTTCTTCTTTCACTTCAATTCTTCTTAACCATCATTGTTCGTGAACGCTCTCTTAATCTCCCTCAAAGCTCAACGAATGCTGGTATCAACAAACAACTCTCAGAACTCGCAGCCGTGCTAAAAAGACCTGAAATTGCTTATTCCATAATGTGGCTTGCTGTATCTTACAGCATAACACCTGCATTGACAGGCACCATGTTTTTTTATCAGACAGAGCATTTGAAAATTGAGTCATCTGTTTTAGGCATCTCTAAAGTTTTTGGCCAAGCAGCCCTGCTGTTATGGGGCGTAATTTACAATCGCCATCTGAAGTCAATCCCGTCTAGGAAACTTATTGCAAGTATTCAGGTTTCAATGGCGGTGTTTATGATCTCAGACATGCTGTTTGTGAAGGGAGTCTATCGAGAAATGGGCGTGCCAGACTTCATATACGTTGTTTTATTCTCTGGACTTTCGGAGGTTCTGTTATTCTTCAAGATCTTGCCATTCAGTGTTTTGATTGCTCTGCTTTGCCCACCAGGATGTGAGGGCTCTCTCATGGCTTTTGTAATGTCAGCCATCGCCCTTGCGTTCATCGTGAGTGGATGTCTCGGTGTAGCGCTTGCTTCTTATGTTGGTGTAACCGCAAATGACTTTTCTGGCCTTGCTCGTGGTTTAATAATACAAGCAGTGTGCACTCTTCTGCCACTGTCTTGTTCATGGTGCATTCCTGATGATATCAAAGCCAAAGACAGAAGAAAAGACTCCAAAAAACAGCTGTAA